In the Bremerella alba genome, one interval contains:
- a CDS encoding DUF5989 family protein: MTDDPQSTDHDSNKDFASQAEGNDPGIVREFVLYLQENKKWWLIPMILTLLAIGVVGLLAGSGLAPFVYTLF, translated from the coding sequence ATGACCGACGATCCGCAATCGACCGATCACGATTCCAACAAAGATTTCGCCTCGCAGGCCGAGGGAAACGACCCGGGTATCGTGCGCGAGTTTGTGCTCTATCTGCAAGAGAACAAAAAGTGGTGGCTCATCCCGATGATACTAACGCTGCTGGCCATCGGCGTGGTGGGCCTATTGGCAGGCAGTGGGCTGGCGCCGTTTGTCTACACCTTGTTTTAA
- a CDS encoding carbamoyltransferase family protein, which yields MTWILGISAYYHDSAVALVKDGEIRAAASEERFSRRKHDAGFPELALKACLEHAGIGLDEIDYVGYYEKPLLKFERLLETYLACTPRGYASFCNAMPVWLRTKLYLPREIRRQLGGAYQKRIVFSEHHESHAASAFFPSPFESAAILTIDGVGEWTTTSWGVGHGNKIDLRAELKFPHSLGLLYSALTYFCGFRVNSGEYKLMGLAPYGTPKYADTILEHLIQLRDDGSYRLNMKYFGFLDTLRMTNQRFATLFGASPRGAEEPIRQIDLDLAASVQHVTEEVVLRMARHVHQQTGEENLCLAGGVALNCVANGRLMREGPFKRIWIQPAAGDAGGSLGVALLIWHQLLGGKREVQQVSSTTGVIDQQQGSLLGPAVDDDAEVERLIATGAVATKIADDVQLMRKVAELINDGNVIGWVQGRMEFGPRALGSRSILGDPRNREMQTTMNLKIKFRESFRPFAPSVMEEHASECFVFPDRFRSPEELASPYMLFTYDVQPGRRITVTDEPTDDQLNPQLRERVREVRSDLPAITHVDYSARVQTVSAQRHPRFHQLLSAFHQLTGCPALINTSFNVRGEPIVGTAADAYRCFLATHMDVLVVGNWIFYHDQQPNAARIDSKTYLTNLEPD from the coding sequence ATGACCTGGATTCTCGGGATTTCGGCCTACTATCACGATTCGGCCGTCGCCTTGGTAAAAGACGGCGAGATTCGCGCCGCCGCCAGCGAAGAACGCTTCAGTCGTCGTAAGCACGATGCAGGCTTTCCTGAGCTTGCTTTGAAGGCCTGTCTCGAGCACGCCGGGATCGGTCTCGACGAGATCGATTACGTGGGCTACTACGAGAAGCCGCTCCTCAAGTTCGAGCGGTTGCTCGAGACCTACCTGGCCTGTACACCGCGCGGGTATGCCAGTTTCTGTAACGCCATGCCGGTGTGGCTGCGGACCAAGCTGTATCTGCCACGAGAGATTCGCCGTCAGTTGGGTGGCGCGTATCAAAAACGAATCGTCTTCAGCGAGCACCACGAATCGCACGCCGCGAGCGCGTTTTTTCCCAGTCCCTTCGAGAGTGCCGCCATTCTCACCATCGACGGCGTAGGCGAATGGACGACCACCAGTTGGGGAGTCGGCCACGGAAACAAGATCGACCTTCGCGCCGAGTTAAAGTTTCCTCATTCGTTGGGGCTGCTTTACTCGGCACTGACGTACTTCTGCGGCTTCAGAGTCAATTCAGGCGAATACAAGTTGATGGGCTTGGCTCCGTACGGAACGCCGAAGTATGCCGACACCATCCTCGAGCATCTCATCCAATTGCGCGACGACGGAAGCTACCGCCTGAACATGAAGTACTTTGGCTTCCTCGATACGTTACGAATGACCAATCAGCGGTTCGCCACGCTCTTTGGGGCGTCGCCTCGCGGTGCCGAAGAGCCCATTCGACAGATTGACTTAGACCTGGCGGCCAGCGTACAGCACGTTACTGAGGAAGTCGTTTTGCGAATGGCACGGCACGTTCATCAGCAGACCGGCGAAGAGAACCTGTGCCTGGCCGGTGGTGTGGCGCTGAACTGCGTTGCCAATGGTCGGCTGATGCGAGAAGGCCCCTTCAAACGCATCTGGATTCAACCGGCTGCAGGCGATGCCGGTGGTTCGCTAGGAGTCGCCTTGTTGATTTGGCATCAACTGCTCGGCGGTAAACGTGAAGTCCAACAAGTCAGCAGCACGACCGGCGTGATCGATCAGCAGCAAGGCTCGCTGCTTGGTCCGGCGGTAGACGATGACGCAGAAGTAGAACGCTTGATCGCCACGGGCGCCGTCGCGACCAAGATTGCCGACGACGTCCAACTGATGCGCAAAGTGGCCGAGCTGATCAACGACGGGAACGTCATCGGCTGGGTCCAAGGCCGTATGGAGTTCGGTCCCCGAGCACTCGGTTCACGCAGTATTCTGGGTGATCCTCGCAATCGAGAGATGCAAACGACGATGAACTTGAAGATCAAGTTTCGCGAGTCGTTTCGTCCTTTCGCACCGAGTGTCATGGAGGAGCATGCGTCCGAGTGCTTTGTGTTTCCCGATCGGTTCCGCTCGCCTGAGGAACTCGCCAGTCCTTACATGCTGTTCACCTACGACGTGCAGCCGGGCCGCAGAATCACCGTCACCGACGAGCCTACCGACGACCAGTTAAACCCCCAACTGCGAGAGCGTGTACGTGAAGTCCGCAGCGATCTGCCGGCCATCACGCACGTCGATTACTCGGCCCGGGTGCAAACCGTTTCCGCCCAGCGGCACCCTCGTTTCCATCAACTGCTTTCCGCATTTCACCAACTGACAGGCTGTCCAGCGTTGATTAATACCAGCTTCAACGTCCGTGGCGAACCGATCGTCGGCACGGCAGCCGACGCCTATCGCTGCTTTCTGGCAACGCATATGGACGTGTTGGTGGTGGGGAACTGGATCTTCTACCACGACCAGCAACCTAACGCGGCCCGCATCGACAGCAAGACGTATCTCACCAACCTGGAGCCAGACTAA
- a CDS encoding SGNH/GDSL hydrolase family protein, whose protein sequence is MSESNIKRKRRRRWFGLIACLLGTLLGVVVGEVALRVYVGMRGWTPNCYATGAVFFVPDSTTGRTLRPGLKLKSSTYDIDVNSLGFRGPEISVDKRPGIRRIAVMGGSSVFGYLVPGKDSASGQLVAILERQLKHDGCDVSLEVINAGVPSFTLAQCLGRFETQVAPLKPDIVVLYLGWNDIPLLISETQDQPLPQAPSWLERTLAHSTLYGVFRYRLFPAPNPQFAPPPSVSTEVVPESAARFREKLVAMIQAIRDSGAVPVISTQVMAAGSQCDSLDKYLGETPEQVAHNTELGRWLNREIQQLAEQNEVTLMDTAAAVPCSEEVLGDAIHLTAHGHQLVAETWAQGLSPLLCDASQAASNDPQAVDPSEPVQVEAP, encoded by the coding sequence ATGTCAGAATCGAATATCAAGCGTAAACGACGTCGGCGTTGGTTCGGCCTGATTGCTTGTTTGCTCGGCACGCTGTTGGGTGTGGTCGTCGGCGAGGTGGCTTTACGTGTTTATGTCGGCATGCGCGGCTGGACACCTAATTGCTATGCGACCGGTGCCGTGTTTTTTGTGCCTGACTCAACGACCGGTCGTACTTTGCGGCCGGGGCTGAAGCTGAAATCTTCGACCTACGATATCGATGTCAATTCGCTTGGCTTTCGAGGTCCTGAGATCTCGGTCGACAAACGCCCTGGCATCCGGCGGATTGCGGTCATGGGCGGTTCCAGCGTGTTCGGTTACCTGGTACCCGGCAAGGATAGTGCCAGTGGGCAACTCGTCGCGATCTTAGAACGACAGCTCAAGCACGATGGTTGCGACGTGTCGCTGGAAGTCATTAATGCTGGCGTGCCCAGTTTTACATTGGCTCAGTGTCTTGGACGGTTTGAAACGCAAGTGGCGCCTCTCAAACCAGACATCGTGGTGCTGTACCTGGGATGGAATGACATTCCCCTTTTGATCTCCGAGACCCAGGACCAACCGCTTCCCCAGGCCCCTAGTTGGCTGGAACGCACGCTTGCTCACAGCACCTTATATGGGGTGTTTCGATATCGATTGTTTCCAGCACCTAACCCTCAGTTCGCCCCACCCCCGTCCGTTTCGACCGAGGTCGTCCCCGAATCGGCAGCGCGGTTTCGCGAGAAGCTGGTGGCCATGATTCAGGCAATTCGCGATAGCGGAGCCGTGCCGGTGATTTCCACCCAGGTCATGGCAGCCGGCAGCCAGTGCGACTCGCTCGATAAGTACCTCGGAGAGACGCCTGAGCAGGTTGCCCACAATACAGAGCTGGGTAGATGGCTAAACCGCGAAATTCAACAACTGGCCGAGCAGAATGAGGTAACCTTGATGGACACGGCTGCTGCGGTACCGTGCAGCGAAGAGGTCCTCGGCGATGCCATTCACTTGACGGCCCATGGCCATCAGTTGGTGGCCGAGACCTGGGCTCAAGGGCTCAGTCCACTTCTGTGCGACGCAAGTCAGGCAGCCTCGAACGATCCACAAGCGGTCGATCCATCGGAACCAGTACAAGTTGAGGCGCCATGA
- a CDS encoding circularly permuted type 2 ATP-grasp protein, whose amino-acid sequence MFSPGGSPRTNCQLLYKHIQELTSNDLRKRKTAAERSMIRLGITFNVYGEQEGTERIIPFDILPRIIQGEQWTWMSKGLKQRIIALNMFIDDIYNDQKILKDGIIPEHVVKSADSFRPQCVGLKPPNGIWCHITGTDLVRDADGEFYVLEDNLRCPSGVSYVLQNRQLMKQTFPGLFEAQFVRPVDDYCSQLLDALNSLAPDTVENPVVAVLSPGIYNSAYFEHSFLAQQMGVDLVEGRDLVVRDQRVYARTTKGLKTVDVIYRRIDDDFIDPHVFRKDSMLGVPGIMDAFRAGNVALANAPGTGIADDKVIYAYVPDMIKYYLGEDAILPNVPTYVCWDEAQRDHVIKNIADMVVKPANESGGYGMLIGPRATKEEHQKFVSLIKANPRNYIAQPTLSLSRAPVIIDDHLEGRHVDLRPFIIYGRDIYVLPGGLTRVALRKGSLVVNSSQGGGSKDTWVV is encoded by the coding sequence ATGTTTTCTCCTGGCGGTTCTCCTCGCACCAACTGCCAGCTCCTCTATAAGCACATTCAAGAGCTAACTTCCAACGACCTTCGCAAGCGCAAGACAGCCGCCGAGCGATCGATGATTCGCTTGGGCATTACGTTTAACGTCTACGGCGAGCAGGAAGGGACCGAACGCATCATTCCGTTCGATATTCTTCCTCGCATCATCCAAGGCGAGCAATGGACGTGGATGTCGAAAGGACTGAAGCAGCGCATCATCGCGTTGAATATGTTCATCGACGACATCTACAACGATCAGAAGATCCTCAAAGACGGCATCATTCCGGAACACGTAGTCAAATCGGCCGACAGTTTCCGGCCGCAATGCGTGGGCCTGAAGCCGCCCAATGGTATCTGGTGTCACATCACCGGTACCGACTTGGTCCGCGACGCGGATGGCGAGTTCTACGTGCTTGAAGACAACCTCCGTTGTCCTTCTGGCGTCTCGTATGTGCTGCAGAATCGGCAGCTGATGAAGCAGACATTCCCTGGCCTGTTCGAGGCTCAGTTTGTCCGCCCGGTCGACGATTACTGCAGCCAACTGCTAGACGCGCTCAACTCGCTAGCGCCAGACACCGTAGAAAATCCGGTCGTCGCTGTGCTTTCTCCAGGCATCTACAATTCGGCTTACTTCGAGCACTCGTTCCTCGCCCAGCAGATGGGGGTTGACTTGGTGGAGGGCCGAGACCTGGTCGTTCGCGATCAACGCGTCTATGCACGCACGACCAAAGGCTTGAAAACGGTCGACGTTATTTATCGCCGCATCGACGATGACTTCATCGACCCACACGTCTTCCGCAAGGATTCGATGCTGGGCGTTCCGGGGATTATGGACGCGTTCCGGGCCGGCAACGTCGCGCTTGCCAACGCCCCCGGCACAGGCATCGCCGACGACAAGGTGATTTACGCCTACGTTCCGGACATGATCAAGTATTACCTGGGCGAAGACGCGATTCTGCCGAACGTGCCCACGTACGTTTGTTGGGACGAAGCTCAGCGTGACCATGTCATCAAGAACATTGCCGACATGGTGGTCAAACCGGCCAACGAATCAGGCGGCTACGGCATGCTGATCGGTCCGCGAGCGACCAAAGAAGAACATCAAAAGTTCGTCTCGCTGATCAAAGCCAATCCGCGAAATTACATCGCACAGCCGACCCTCTCTCTATCTCGGGCACCTGTCATTATTGACGACCATTTAGAGGGGAGGCACGTCGATCTGCGACCGTTTATCATTTATGGACGAGACATCTATGTGTTGCCCGGCGGACTGACTCGTGTGGCCCTGCGTAAGGGTTCGCTTGTGGTCAACTCGTCGCAAGGCGGTGGCAGTAAAGACACCTGGGTTGTGTAG
- a CDS encoding alpha-E domain-containing protein codes for MLSRVADSIYWTSRYIERAEAVARFIAVNLNISMDLSTAGNQQWKPLVTTTGDDEAFTEIYGAATKRNVIEFLTFDRSNPNSILSCLINARENARSIRERISAEMWEHINRFYLMVKDVGDAEGILDDLPDFYEAVRNSGQQFVGVTDATMTHGEGWHFCQLGRFLERADKMSRILDVKYYILLPSPQHVGSAFDDLQWGALLRSASAYEMYRQRFGRIVPQNVVDFIMLDKEFPRAVLHCLTRANESLHAITGSDIEGFTNLPEQRLGQLRAEFAFTSATDIISRGLHEFIDDFQQRMNLVGESIGTTFFSLQTA; via the coding sequence ATGTTAAGTCGCGTAGCCGACTCCATCTATTGGACCAGCCGTTATATCGAACGTGCTGAGGCGGTGGCCCGTTTCATCGCGGTGAACTTAAACATCAGCATGGATCTGTCGACGGCAGGCAACCAGCAGTGGAAGCCCCTGGTCACAACCACCGGCGATGATGAAGCGTTCACCGAGATTTATGGTGCTGCCACCAAGAGAAACGTTATCGAGTTCCTGACGTTCGATCGGAGCAACCCGAACTCGATTCTTTCCTGCTTGATCAACGCCCGCGAAAATGCCCGCAGCATCCGCGAGCGGATCTCGGCCGAAATGTGGGAGCACATCAACCGCTTCTACTTGATGGTGAAAGACGTCGGGGACGCCGAAGGCATTTTAGATGACCTGCCCGACTTTTACGAAGCCGTGCGAAACTCGGGGCAGCAGTTTGTCGGCGTGACCGATGCCACCATGACCCACGGCGAAGGATGGCATTTCTGCCAGTTGGGTCGCTTCCTCGAGCGGGCCGACAAGATGTCACGCATTTTGGACGTGAAGTATTACATTCTGCTGCCCAGTCCGCAGCATGTGGGAAGTGCGTTCGACGACTTGCAGTGGGGTGCTCTACTCCGCTCGGCGAGTGCCTACGAAATGTATCGCCAACGTTTCGGCCGGATTGTGCCGCAGAACGTGGTCGACTTTATTATGCTCGATAAAGAATTTCCGCGGGCCGTCCTGCACTGTCTCACCCGAGCCAACGAATCGCTCCACGCGATCACCGGCAGCGACATCGAAGGATTCACCAACCTGCCGGAACAACGTCTCGGCCAATTGCGTGCAGAGTTTGCTTTCACCAGTGCAACCGACATCATCTCCCGCGGCTTGCACGAGTTCATCGACGACTTCCAACAACGAATGAATCTCGTCGGCGAATCGATCGGAACGACCTTCTTCAGCCTACAAACGGCCTAA
- a CDS encoding transglutaminase family protein, translating into MRYQVEHKTAYTYSDPASVAHNLLHLRVPTTLRQSVEDFALTVEPKPRSVVSRTDYFGNQVHYFALSEPHGRMTITATSRVTVKTPATITVSPDWEELAALAKSREFPLEVRQFLFPSRHIRLLPILLEYGKAAFTRNRPIVEAAKELTARIYADYKYDSRATSITTPLEEVVRQRHGVCQDFAHVGTGALRALGLPARYVSGYLRTEPPPGKPRLVGADASHAWFSVFCGTELGWVDFDPTNNVIVGTDHITLAHGRDFEDVSPIQGVVMGGGTRTMQVGVDVMPLDAKTNGQPSASPNTPQQRSPNK; encoded by the coding sequence GTGCGTTATCAAGTGGAACACAAGACGGCCTACACGTACTCCGACCCAGCATCGGTAGCGCATAATTTATTGCACTTGCGCGTTCCGACAACGCTTCGCCAAAGCGTAGAAGACTTCGCTCTGACGGTCGAACCCAAGCCGAGATCGGTGGTGTCGCGTACCGATTACTTCGGCAACCAGGTGCACTACTTTGCGTTGAGCGAACCGCACGGCCGAATGACCATCACCGCGACGAGCCGTGTTACCGTAAAGACCCCTGCGACAATCACCGTTTCTCCCGATTGGGAAGAACTGGCCGCGCTCGCCAAGAGTCGAGAATTTCCCCTGGAGGTTCGCCAGTTCCTTTTTCCTTCGCGGCACATTCGCCTGCTACCAATTTTGCTGGAATACGGAAAAGCGGCTTTCACACGCAATCGTCCCATTGTCGAAGCGGCCAAAGAACTAACGGCCCGAATCTATGCGGACTACAAATACGACTCTCGCGCGACGAGTATCACTACGCCGCTCGAGGAAGTCGTTCGTCAACGTCACGGTGTTTGCCAAGACTTCGCCCACGTAGGAACCGGGGCCCTAAGAGCCCTTGGCCTGCCGGCCCGTTATGTCAGCGGATACCTGCGAACCGAACCGCCCCCAGGCAAACCACGACTGGTCGGAGCCGATGCTTCGCATGCCTGGTTCTCGGTGTTCTGCGGAACGGAACTCGGCTGGGTCGACTTCGATCCGACCAACAATGTGATCGTCGGTACCGACCATATCACCCTGGCACACGGAAGAGACTTTGAAGATGTCTCGCCCATCCAAGGAGTCGTCATGGGAGGCGGCACACGAACCATGCAGGTCGGCGTCGACGTGATGCCATTAGATGCCAAAACAAACGGCCAACCATCTGCCTCTCCCAACACCCCGCAGCAACGAAGCCCCAACAAATAA
- a CDS encoding circularly permuted type 2 ATP-grasp protein, translated as MTRIPAPNDAPADLFAPYKPIPDVYDELNDGAQIRPHWQSFVQGVRDIGAGEFQRRWQQMQKLLERTGMAYVGAGIGNPAQDRRARPWELDPLPVLLPSSEWDQISQGLKQRGKLMQMILQDLYGPQDLLRSGVLPEQVLFRHPGYYRCFHGQNPPGNNYLYFYAADLSRSPDGSWWVQGDRSESPSGSGFALENRIIQSRMTPSLFHRENVQRLAGYFMKVKEAVLRACSRVTNPRVVILSKGADSPNYFEDAYLARYLGYTLVEPADLAVRGNRVMMKTLGGLLPVDVIIRRPNSDQCDPLEISHSTGGIPELLQVCRMKNVVVLNPLGSGIVESPIFMTFLPQLCQHLLGEPLILPGVATWRCGEPESLDYVIKNIEKLVIKPAYRQRGNQTTLYRLQKNGEQEKLIHMIQADPDMFVAQEQVMRSTSPVYSKKSLTPAHIALRSFAVLGQNEFETMPGGLVRLSGELQPLEASLQVGERSKDAWVLSATPIPRVSLLKRPEHGVELKRTGGELPSRIAENLFWLGRNLERAGVTARILRTTISRLTSEEQLSEMPEVIILLRTMAEMGIIETGYGVEEMRKQLPPIERILAANIFDEQNSMSLRSIVTQIFRLTSRTRDRVSADSWRVLHRVDQGFQPPSTGYWDLSDCLALLDDLILDLAAFSGIISESITRTQVYHFLDMGRRMERATQSSRLMRNCLVLPSGDLTAILEALLEISDSLITYRSRYLEEMHLGAVLDLLVTDETNPRSIARQLAQLLEHVNDLPNVGSHAGYTVEQRLAMSLLHEVRMFDVTRVRAPDALSAGESLHMLLQEIEVLLPKLSDVVSQRYLVHSMPQSHLVEIRP; from the coding sequence GTGACCAGAATTCCCGCACCAAATGATGCGCCTGCCGATTTATTTGCCCCGTATAAGCCGATTCCCGACGTATACGACGAACTGAACGATGGTGCGCAGATCCGTCCCCATTGGCAAAGTTTCGTCCAAGGCGTACGAGATATTGGTGCCGGTGAATTCCAGCGTCGCTGGCAGCAGATGCAAAAACTGCTCGAACGCACCGGGATGGCCTATGTCGGGGCCGGCATCGGGAATCCTGCTCAAGATCGCCGAGCCCGTCCCTGGGAGCTCGATCCGCTGCCGGTGTTATTGCCTAGCAGCGAATGGGATCAGATTTCCCAAGGCTTGAAGCAGCGCGGCAAGCTGATGCAGATGATTTTGCAGGATCTATATGGTCCGCAAGATCTGCTGCGAAGTGGGGTGCTTCCGGAACAAGTCTTGTTCCGGCATCCCGGTTACTATCGCTGTTTCCATGGGCAGAATCCTCCTGGCAACAACTACCTTTACTTCTACGCGGCCGACCTTTCTCGTTCGCCCGACGGAAGCTGGTGGGTCCAAGGGGATCGTAGCGAATCCCCCTCGGGCAGCGGCTTTGCGCTCGAGAACCGGATCATCCAGTCGCGGATGACCCCCAGTCTCTTTCACCGAGAGAACGTCCAACGCCTGGCTGGCTACTTCATGAAAGTGAAGGAAGCCGTGCTGCGTGCTTGTTCGCGGGTCACCAATCCGCGCGTGGTGATTCTCAGCAAAGGAGCTGACAGCCCGAATTACTTCGAGGACGCCTATCTGGCTCGCTACCTCGGCTACACGCTGGTCGAACCGGCCGACCTGGCCGTCCGCGGCAATCGCGTCATGATGAAGACCTTAGGAGGGCTGCTTCCCGTCGATGTCATCATTCGGCGTCCTAACAGCGATCAATGCGACCCCCTCGAGATCAGCCACTCGACCGGAGGAATCCCCGAACTGCTGCAAGTCTGCCGCATGAAGAACGTGGTCGTGCTCAACCCGCTTGGGTCAGGCATCGTCGAGTCACCAATCTTCATGACCTTCCTGCCGCAACTTTGTCAGCACTTGTTGGGCGAGCCGCTGATTCTGCCCGGCGTGGCCACGTGGCGCTGTGGTGAGCCGGAATCGCTGGACTACGTGATTAAGAATATCGAGAAGCTCGTCATCAAGCCGGCCTACCGGCAGCGTGGAAATCAAACCACCCTTTATCGCTTACAGAAAAATGGGGAACAGGAAAAGCTGATTCACATGATTCAGGCCGATCCTGATATGTTCGTCGCCCAAGAGCAAGTGATGCGATCGACTAGCCCGGTCTATTCCAAGAAGTCGCTCACTCCGGCTCACATTGCCCTGCGAAGTTTCGCGGTGCTTGGGCAAAACGAATTCGAGACAATGCCAGGCGGATTGGTGCGGCTCAGCGGAGAATTGCAGCCCCTCGAGGCATCGCTGCAAGTGGGAGAACGAAGCAAGGATGCGTGGGTGTTGTCGGCGACTCCGATTCCTCGCGTGAGCTTGCTAAAGCGTCCAGAGCACGGTGTCGAACTGAAGCGTACCGGGGGTGAACTTCCCAGCCGTATCGCAGAAAACTTATTTTGGTTGGGCCGCAACTTGGAACGCGCCGGCGTGACGGCACGTATTCTCCGCACAACCATCTCTCGCTTGACCAGCGAAGAGCAGCTCAGCGAGATGCCTGAGGTAATCATCTTGCTTCGCACGATGGCCGAGATGGGGATTATCGAGACCGGCTACGGTGTCGAAGAGATGCGAAAACAACTGCCGCCAATCGAGCGAATCTTGGCAGCAAATATCTTCGACGAACAAAACTCGATGAGCCTTCGCTCGATCGTAACGCAGATCTTCCGGCTCACTTCACGCACCCGCGATCGTGTCTCGGCCGATAGCTGGCGAGTCCTTCACCGCGTCGACCAAGGCTTCCAGCCACCCAGTACCGGCTACTGGGATTTGTCAGATTGTTTGGCACTGCTAGACGACCTGATCCTCGATCTGGCGGCTTTCTCGGGGATCATTTCCGAAAGCATTACCCGGACGCAGGTCTATCACTTTTTAGATATGGGCCGCCGGATGGAGCGGGCAACGCAAAGCTCGCGACTGATGCGGAACTGCCTGGTGCTTCCTTCCGGTGACCTGACCGCCATATTGGAAGCGCTGCTAGAGATTTCCGATAGCCTGATCACATACCGTTCGCGTTACTTGGAAGAAATGCACCTGGGTGCCGTGCTCGATCTTCTAGTGACCGACGAGACCAACCCGCGATCGATTGCCCGGCAGTTGGCGCAACTTCTAGAGCACGTCAACGACCTGCCGAACGTGGGGAGTCACGCTGGCTACACGGTCGAGCAGCGTCTGGCGATGTCGCTGCTGCACGAAGTGCGGATGTTCGACGTGACGCGCGTGCGTGCCCCCGATGCCTTGTCGGCGGGCGAATCGCTGCATATGCTTTTGCAGGAAATCGAAGTCCTGTTGCCGAAGCTGTCGGATGTCGTTTCCCAGCGTTACCTTGTTCACTCGATGCCCCAGTCCCACCTGGTCGAGATCCGCCCCTAG